From Bacteroidota bacterium:
AAGCCTGCATCTCTTAATTCATCAGAGAGCGAAACCCGTATTATTCTTTCGTCATCGACAACAAAAATTTTCATTTTACCTATTTAGTATAACAGGGTAATTCAATAACAAATTCAGTTCCCACTCCTTCTGTGCTGCTAAATCGAATAGAACCACCATGTTCTTTTATTAAATTAAATGATACAGCTAATCCTAAGCCTGTACCCTTCCCCACTTTTTTTGATGTAAAAAATGGATCAAAAACTTCATTCCCTATTTTTTGAGGGATACCCATTCCATTATCTTTCAAATGAATGTATACTTTATCGGAAACTTTGTTTATTCCGATTTCTATTTCTCCTTTTAAATCAACTTCCTTTTCCTTTCGTTCTATGATAGCATCCAAACTATTCAATAGTAAATTCATGATTACCTGTTCTAAATGATTTGCACTTCCATTGACAAAATATGTTTCTTTTAGCTTTGTTTTCAATTCAATATCACTATTGTTCAATTTGTAATCGGCCAGCTTAATTGCACTTTCGATAAGCAAATTCAAATTGGTTTTTTTTAAGGATATATTTTCTTTTCGGCTGAAGTTTAACAGGCGTTGAACAACATTTTCAATTTTACTTATGGCCTCCTTGATTAAGCGTGCATAATTGGCATTTTGCTCTATATTCTCTGGATTCTTAATAATCCGATTGGTGCAATTTATAATTCCTGTAATAGGATTGTTTATTTCATGAGCCAGACCAGCAGACAGTGTGCCCAAGGAAGCTAATTTTTCAGCTTGTACCAATGCTCCCTGTGTATCTTTCAAGGTGATATAGCTCGTTTTCAATCGATTAATCATTTCAGAAAATTTTGTAACCAGAATATCTAACTCATCATTTGATTGAAACCTAAACGGACTAATTTTTTTTCTTTTTATGGTAATAAGATCCTCTTTATCAATATAATTTAAATCAATAATTTGGGCTTTTCGACTGATAATTTTTATTGGCTTTGTAATGATATAGGAGAAAAACAACGCTCCCAATAAACCCAACAATAAAAATGCAGCAATCATAAGAACCAAGGTTTTTGTTGCCAGAGTCATTTCCTGTTGGATATGCTCTTCAACAATGCCAAGCCTAACCGTTCCAAGCTCTCCATTTAAAATGGGATAGGCAATATCTCGAATAACGGGAAATTCGAAATTAGTTGTTTTGATTGCTTCAATATTATAATTCCCCGACTTTAATGAATTGACACTCAATAAGCCTTCAGGGATATTAATATCATAGGTTTGGGCAACAATTTTGTTTGAATTATTTAAGATAAAAATATACGAAATGCTGGGGTCACTGTTTTTAATCTCATTAAGTATGGTATAAAGTCCAAGATGATCTTCATAAACCAAAGGGCTCAATGCTTTTTCAGAAATAATGGTTGCCAATACTTTACAGCGCTTATCAATTTCCTTTTCAAACGATTTATAGACCGAAGACCACAACAAGAATAAATTAATAGATCCAAAAATGACCACTATAATGGTTGAAGCAATAGCAAATTTCCAAAAAAGAGGGAAATTGATAATTCTATTTGGCGTCTTCATGATCAATGTATTCTTTAAGCTGAAAAACACTCTTGTAAATCGAATCATTTACCAGTCGAAATTTATCAATCAGTAATTTATCTAATATTATTTTCCCAAGACTATCGTTATGGATTTCTAAAAATATTTTCTGGTAGGTATTAAAACTTTTTTGATCCAGCGAAACAGGTGTTACAATGGGTGGAATGCCATATTCTTCTGATTTTTGGATGATCTTAATATTCTCCACTTTCTCAGGATTATGTAAGGCAATATAGTCATAAATCAAACTGTGAACGGAGGCTCCATCCATAATACCTTGGTTAACCATTTGAATTGAAATATCATGACCATAAGTGTAAATAACCTTGCGAAAAAAATCGGATTCATTTTGATCCTGCTCTGCTATTTCTTTTAAAGGATAAAGTCGCCCTGTATTGGAAAGTGGATCTGTGAAGGCAAAACTTTTGCCTTTAAAATCTGCTATTTTTTCAATACCTGATTCTTTTTGCGTAATAATATAGGCATTGTATGATAACTTTTGTTTGATTTCAGGAGCAACCAATAGCTTTATTTTGTTGTTTTTGTATTCGTCAACAAATGCGCCTGAGCATATAAAAGCAAAATCAACTTCGGAATTCTCCAATAACAAATTTACTTCTTCATAGGTCTTTTTTTGTTTGATATAAATAGGATAACCTACCTTTTTAGAGATATACTCAATCAATTCACTATAATAGGTATAGGTTTCCTTTGGAGATGTCATGGAAGCAATGGCAATGTATACTGCCTTTGATTCATTCGCATTTAAATTCTGGTCTGAATCAATTGTTTCTGCAAAATCAACGGTGGCCTTATCCTTATTCTGTTTGTTACATGAAACGCTTACTATCAGCAGCAATATCAAAATATATCTTTGCATAATCTTATATTTTAGGTCTGAATTGTAATACCAAAGTATCACTGTATTTAGTTACTATAAAAGTACAGCTAATTTTAAGATTGTATGCATTGCACACAAAACGTTCCATACTAATTTACAGAAAGCTTCCTATGATAAATAAATGGGATAAATTGGTTTTGGGAATTATAAGAATATTCAATTCAAGCAGAGATTTCTAAGCATTTCAACAACTTTCTACTGCTAATTAAAACAACAAGCCTAAATGTATGCGTAATGCTTAATCGAATAATAATAAGCAAGCAGATATGTAACTACTGTAAGGAAATTGAAATCGATCTTACATTATTTCAAATACTTTGAAATAAGAGCCATCAAATCTTTATAATTCAAGGGTTTTTGTATGTAATCATTGCATCCTGCGCGGAGACTTTTTTGATGTTCATCGTTCAAACCAAAGGCAGTTTGAGCAATAATAGGAATTTCTATATTCAGCTTTCTTATTTCGGCTGTGGCATCCAGTCCATTCATTTCCGGCATCGACAAATCCATTAATATCAAATCAATTTGTTTGCCTTCCTTCATAATGTTTAATGCTTCCAGACCATTTTTTGCCCATATCAGCTTTACATCACTCTTTTTTAAAATAAACTCGATATACTTAAAAACATGGTCAATATCCTCAGCTACCAAAATCGTTTTTCCTTTCAGAAATGAATCATTTTCATTCAAGGACGTTTCGGGCTTGTCATTTTCATGCTTAACACTCAGTGCTAATGGCATGCTGATAAAGAATGTGGTTCCTTCATTTTCTTTACTATCAAACCAAATTCGACCTCTATTTTTTGAAATCAGTTCAAGGCAAATGTTTAAACCCAGTCCACTTCCTTTCTCATCATGTGTGCCAATGGTTGTATGAAAACTATCGGGTTTTAATAAAAACTCTTTATCATTTTCCCTAATGCCAATTCCTTTATCAATAATTTTTAATACTATTTCACCATTAACAATTACGGCCTGAATTTTAATAATACCTTGAACATGGCTGAATTTTATAGCATTCGTAAATAGGTTTCTTACAATCGTATGCAACATATCCCTATCGCCATGCACCTCAATATCTTCATCAACATCAACCTCTACATCAATTTCCTTCGAATCAAATATGCTTTGATAGGTGATGGTGACTTCTGAAATCATTTCTTCCAGATTGAAATTTTGCGCTCTGAAATAACTTGATCGCCAGTTAAGCTTTGACCATTCCAATAAGTTTACCAATAAGTTATTTGCTTCGAGTGCTGAGGAATAGATGTTAAAAGCAGACATCTCCAATTCATCATCATCTAAATTTTCTAACTCGCTGTTTAATATGTCTGCAAAACCAAGAATACTGTTAAATGGGGCTTTCAAATCGTGTGCAATAATGGAAAACACTTTGCTTTTCTGCTCATTGAGTTCAATCAGTTTTTGCTCACTTTCGCGCAATGCATCTTCTGTACTTTTCAATCGATAAAAACTTTCGATACGTGCGAGCAATTCTCTATTACTTATCGGTCTGCTCATATAACCATCAGCGCCACCTTCCAGGCCAACAGCCTGATCGTCTGAGGTTATTAGTTCGGCAGTGAATAGAACAACATAAGGTGGGCTGTTCAGTCGCATTGATTTAATTTGGCGACAAACTTCCACACCATTTATATCTGGCAGAATTATATCCAACAAAACAAGATCTGGAAGCTCCTTAACAACCTTTTCAAAGGTTTCTGCTCCATTTCTTGCTTCCACAACTTCGTAACCTGCATTAATCAATACATTTGTTGTAATGGATCTCAATTCAGGGATATCATCCACTACCAGAATTTTCTTATTCATACTACTCATAAACTATTATTAATTCTATTCGTTAGGCAGGATTATATAGTTATGTTGATCCAGTAAAATTGTTCGTGATAAAATTGATTGCTCCCTACGAGTTTGCCATCGGGCTTGTTATAATTGCATGTATTCAATTACAAGCAGCTAAATTAACTTTATTGCTTTGCAATTATCGTAAATATTTTGAAAGAAAAGGTAACAATGTTCAAATAAGTGCTGAAAAATAATCTTTGCTTACAGGAACCTCTAAAAACTATTCTTTATTCACCAAATAATTGTTTGTGAATGGATTGGATCAAAATCTCTTTCTTATATGGCTTTTGCAGATAATCATCAAATTCAATTTGGTATTTTTCGTTGAAATGCTCAGGAATGCTAAAAGCAGTTTGTGCAATAATAGGGCAGGTAACATTTTGGTCACGGAATATTTTAGTGACCTCAATTCCACTCATTTTAGGAAGCTGTAAATCCATCAATATCAAATCAAAATCAGGTGTTTTTTGC
This genomic window contains:
- the phnD gene encoding phosphate/phosphite/phosphonate ABC transporter substrate-binding protein, whose amino-acid sequence is MQRYILILLLIVSVSCNKQNKDKATVDFAETIDSDQNLNANESKAVYIAIASMTSPKETYTYYSELIEYISKKVGYPIYIKQKKTYEEVNLLLENSEVDFAFICSGAFVDEYKNNKIKLLVAPEIKQKLSYNAYIITQKESGIEKIADFKGKSFAFTDPLSNTGRLYPLKEIAEQDQNESDFFRKVIYTYGHDISIQMVNQGIMDGASVHSLIYDYIALHNPEKVENIKIIQKSEEYGIPPIVTPVSLDQKSFNTYQKIFLEIHNDSLGKIILDKLLIDKFRLVNDSIYKSVFQLKEYIDHEDAK
- a CDS encoding response regulator — its product is MSSMNKKILVVDDIPELRSITTNVLINAGYEVVEARNGAETFEKVVKELPDLVLLDIILPDINGVEVCRQIKSMRLNSPPYVVLFTAELITSDDQAVGLEGGADGYMSRPISNRELLARIESFYRLKSTEDALRESEQKLIELNEQKSKVFSIIAHDLKAPFNSILGFADILNSELENLDDDELEMSAFNIYSSALEANNLLVNLLEWSKLNWRSSYFRAQNFNLEEMISEVTITYQSIFDSKEIDVEVDVDEDIEVHGDRDMLHTIVRNLFTNAIKFSHVQGIIKIQAVIVNGEIVLKIIDKGIGIRENDKEFLLKPDSFHTTIGTHDEKGSGLGLNICLELISKNRGRIWFDSKENEGTTFFISMPLALSVKHENDKPETSLNENDSFLKGKTILVAEDIDHVFKYIEFILKKSDVKLIWAKNGLEALNIMKEGKQIDLILMDLSMPEMNGLDATAEIRKLNIEIPIIAQTAFGLNDEHQKSLRAGCNDYIQKPLNYKDLMALISKYLK
- a CDS encoding two-component sensor histidine kinase, which produces MKTPNRIINFPLFWKFAIASTIIVVIFGSINLFLLWSSVYKSFEKEIDKRCKVLATIISEKALSPLVYEDHLGLYTILNEIKNSDPSISYIFILNNSNKIVAQTYDINIPEGLLSVNSLKSGNYNIEAIKTTNFEFPVIRDIAYPILNGELGTVRLGIVEEHIQQEMTLATKTLVLMIAAFLLLGLLGALFFSYIITKPIKIISRKAQIIDLNYIDKEDLITIKRKKISPFRFQSNDELDILVTKFSEMINRLKTSYITLKDTQGALVQAEKLASLGTLSAGLAHEINNPITGIINCTNRIIKNPENIEQNANYARLIKEAISKIENVVQRLLNFSRKENISLKKTNLNLLIESAIKLADYKLNNSDIELKTKLKETYFVNGSANHLEQVIMNLLLNSLDAIIERKEKEVDLKGEIEIGINKVSDKVYIHLKDNGMGIPQKIGNEVFDPFFTSKKVGKGTGLGLAVSFNLIKEHGGSIRFSSTEGVGTEFVIELPCYTK